The Geoalkalibacter subterraneus genome contains the following window.
GAAAAAGCAAACTAGCCCATTTTTAACCCGAATGCAACAATCGTAGTTGTGCTGTGCCGGCACAAAACCTTGTCTTCCACAGGGACGTCCCTTATCATGGGTGCAATGCCGATCCCCACTCATTCACCATGAGGACCTCCCATGAAAGACAACCTCAATTTTCCCATGTTCTGCCAACTGGTGGCCGCCAAAACGCCGCTGATTTTCATCACCACCGACAACGAAAGCCGTACCGAGGCTTTAATCACACGCGCGGCTCTGCACGGCATCAAGGGGATGCCGGTTCCCCTTGAATGGGACTGCAACCAGGGGTTTGCCGGCCATCAGGAGACGATCGATCCGCTGGCCGGACTGCGCTGGGCGGTCGAACGCGAGGGGCATGGCATCTATCTGTTCAAGGACATGACCTGGTTCTGGGGAAACAGTCCGCACATTCAGCGCACCCTCAAGGATTTCGCCGCTGTGCGACGCCCGGAGGTCAAATCGCTGGTTTTCATCGGACCCAGGCCAGACATTCCTGAGAACCTGCGCGAAAGCTTTCTGATCCTCGACCACGCGCTGCCCGACCGCACCGAAATCCAGAACTACCTTGAAGAACAGCGGGGCAAAGACCCGTATCTCGCCCAAGTGCTGCGCAACGACAACGACCTGGAGGCGCTGACACTGGCGGCGCAGGGGCTCGACCTGGCCGACCTTGAACGCGCGCTGCGCCTGTCCCGCGTCACCAAAGGCGGCGATATCGACCGAGTTGTCGCCAACCTGTATCAGGCCAAAAAGCAGATCCTGAAAAAAAGCGGCATCATGGAATTCGTTGAAAACGACACCCTGCCGGAACAGGTGGGCGGCATGCAGGCCCTTAAATCCTGGATGGAGAAGCGGGAGAAGGCTTACGGGCTGGAGGGGCTGAAAAGCGGACGCAACCTCCCCAAAGGGGTTTTGATGATGGGGATCAGCGGCTGCGGCAAGAGCCTGTTCGTCAAAGCGATTGCGGCCCGCTGGCATCTGCCGCTGGTGCGCCTCGACATGGCCACCGTCTACTCCCAGGCCTTCGGCTCACCGGAAACCAGCCTGCGGCGCGCCTGCAAAACCGCCGAGGCGCTGGCGCCCTGCGTGCTGTGGATCGACGAAATCGAGGCGGGAATCACCACCCAGGGCTTCAAGGCGGAAGGCGGTGCCTCTTCCCGCGTCCTCGGTTATTTCCTGACATGGATGCAGGAGAAAAAACACCCGGTTTTCGTGGCCGCCACCGCCAATGCCATCGAGATGCTGCCGGCAGAGATCCTGCGCAAAGGGCGTTTTGATGAGATTTTTTATGTCACTCTGCCGGGGCTGCAGGAGCGCGAGGAGATTTTCCGCATTCATCTTGCCCAGCGTGGCTTCGACGAGGAAGAGTTTGACTGCCGCATGCTGGCCCACTCCAGCAAAGGCTTTTCCGGCGCAGAAATTGAGCAGGCGGTAGTCAGCGCGGGTTTTGAGGCTCTATCACTGAATCGACCGATGCACCAGCGCGACATCACCGAGGCCATCAGCCGCACGGTTCCCTTGTCAGTCACCATGGCGGAGCAGATCAAAAAGATCGAAGCCTGGGCCTTCAAGCGCGCGGTGCCCGCCAGCGGAACAGTTGAACGGGATTGAAACCTGCATCGAAGAAGCGCTTGACAGGTCCAAAACTCCCATTTTATAGTTGCGGCAACAGGGAGATAGAACAATGTTTCAGAAACTACCTTTTCTGCAGCGGTTTCCAGTTTCAGTCGTCGTAGTCGTCGTTTCCTGACGACTCGCCGCTGCTCAAAGGCCTGCTACAAACAGCATACCCTGGGGAACGCGGGTCAAAACCCGCCCCCTCTGACGCGCACACGCCGAAGGCCGCGGGGCACCTCCTCCCCGCGGCCTTTTTTATTTCGGATTCTGCCCACGCGGGTGATCAACATAAAGGAGAACTGACAGCCATGAAAACCGGAGCACAGATCCTGATCGAATGTCTCAAGCAGGAAGGGGTCGACACCATTTTCGGCTACCCGGGGGCGCGCACTCTGCTGCTGCACGACACCCTGATGGATGACAGGGAGATCGCCCACATCCTGGTACGCCACGAGCAGGGCGCAGCCCATGCCGCCGACGGCTACGCGCGCACCACCGGCAAGGTGGGCGTCTGCCTGACCACCTCGGGCCCCGGCGCCACCAACCTGGTCACCGGCATCGCCACCGCCTACATGGATTCGGTGCCCATGGTCGCCTTGACCTGTCAGGTCACCACCGCCGATATCGGCAACGACGCCTTCCAGGAGGCGGATATGACCGGCATCACGCGCCCGATCACCAAGCACAACTATGTCGTTACCGATGTCAAGGATCTCGGCCGCATCATCCGCGAAGCCTTTTATGTCGCCCGCACCCGGCGCCCCGGCCCGGTTCTGGTGGATCTGCCCAGCGACGTGCTGGCGGCGCGCTGGGGCGGCGAAATCCCGACCGAGATCCGCCGCCGCGGCTACCAGGAGATGCCGATCCTCAACATCAAGCAGCTTAAAAAAGCGGCTGACCTCATCAACAAGGCCAAGCGGCCGCTGATCTATGCCGGCGGCGGCATTACCCTCTCCAACAGCCATGAAGCGCTGCGCGCCCTGGCGCAAAAAGGCAGCCTGCCGGTCACCAACACGCTGATGGCCATTGGCGTCATGGACGCCGACTCCCCTCTGTCGGTGGGCATGCTCGGCATGTACGGCGCCTGGTACGCCAATATGGCGGTGCATGAATGCGACTGCCTGATTGCCATCGGCGCCCGCTTCGACGACCGGGTTACCGGTCGCATCGAAGGGTTTGCGCCCAACGCCAAGATCATCCAGGTCGACATTGATCCGGCCAGCATCCGCAAAACCGTGCAGGTGCATCTGCCCATCGTCAGCGATGCCGGCGAAGCCATGGAGCGCCTGGTAGAACTGGTGGAAAGCAAGGACCGCTCCCCCTGGCTCGACCAGATCGAGGAATGGAAGAAAGAAGCCCCCCTGCCCCGCCCGCACAGTGAGGCTCTTATGCCCCACGAGATCATGGATGCCATCTGCCGCGTCGCCGGTGAATCACCGGTGGTGGCCTCCGACGTCGGGCTCTCGCAGATGTGGACCGCCAACTTCTTCCGCTTCCATCAGCCGCGCCAGTACCTGACCAGCGGCGGCCTAGGCACCATGGGCTACGCCCTGCCGGCGGCGGTGGGCGCGGCGCTGGGGCGCAAAGGGCAGCCGGTGTTCGCCATCAACGGCGACGGCGCCTTCCAGATGAACATTCAGGAGCTGGCCACCTGCTCATATTACAATCTGCCGGTCAAAACCATCATCCTCAACAACGGCAAACTGGGGATGGTGCGCCAGTTCCAGCACGTTTTCCTGAAGAAGCGCTATGCCGCCACAGATCTGGGCAGTCATGTGGATTTCTGCACCGTGGCGCGCGGCTTCAAGGTCGAAGCCATCAAGGTCAGCCGCAAGGATGAACTCTCCCACGCACTGCAGAAAGCTATGGAGATCGACGGGCCGGTGGTGATCGATATCGACATCGATCCTGACTGCTACTGTTTCCCCATGGTACCGCCGGGGAAAAAGTCAGTGGAGGCGCTGTTTGCACCGGAGGATTGGGAAAGTTAGTCGCAAGGGGTGAGGGGTGTGGGATGCTCAGTCGACGCGGCCAAGGCGCAGAAAGAGTGGCCAGGTCACCAGGCGCTTCCGGCGGGGGTCGCCCCACAGGCGGACCAGCGCAGGCAGCAGCGGGGCCAGCGGGTCACTACCCTGGCTTGAGCGGTAGTTTTTCAAGGCCGACCAGGTTTCCAGATAGCCGCGCAACTGGGAAAGATCCCATTCGGCCCGCAACGTCAGGCGCGGCGCCGACAACTCCGGAAAAGGAAACGGCAGGGTGCGGTAGCCCTGGTCGAGAATGCGGCGTTCGGGCGGCCACCAGGGGCCAAGGATCCCGGCGTAAAAGTGATGCAGCAGGCGGTCGATGGGCGGATTGACGGACAGCCAGCCGTAGCCTACAACCGCCAGCAACCCTCCCGGAACCAGCACACGCCGGGCTTCACGGTAAAAGGCCTCGACATCGAACCAGTGCAGAGCCTGTGCGACCACGGCAAGATCAACTTCCGCATCGGCCAGTCCAGATGCTTCCGCCAGCGCGACGCGGTAGGTTACCTTGGACTGGCGACGGGCGCGGGCAATCTGCTCGGCGCTGGCGTCGGTAGCCATCACCCGCCCGAAGAATTCAGCTAACCCCAGCGCCGCCTGGCCGCTGCCGCAGCCGCAGTCCCATGCTATATTTCGCCCGGGTGCCCTTTGCGACAGTTCATACCACAACCGTCTTGGATAATCGGGGCGATACTGCCGGTAGCCCTCCGCCAGCGCAGAAAAATGATCGGCAAAGACGTTCACTTCGCCCATGATCTCTGCCTCAAGGGTTTTCCAGCTGATTGTAGCGCTGCGCGGCACTCTCGGCGTCAAGCAGGCTCAGGCGTGGAGGGCCGCCATCCTTGAGCGCGGCGTGGTCATGGGCCAGCTCCCACAGGCGCCCGTCCCGAGGATCGCGATACAGGGCGTTTTTCCCTTCGCCCCGCGCCACCAGTTCAAGCCGCTCGGCAATGAGCCATTCGATGCGCGCCCAGGCGCCATCCTTCTCCATGCGGCTGCCCAGATCGATCCAGAATCCCCGCAACTCCCGATCTTCGGGCTTGAGCTCCCATTCTTCAGCATCGACAACCATAATCTGCACAACCTCCTTCTCAGTGATCTTTATCCTGACTGTGACAGCCGGCGGAACGCTCTGCCAGCAGAGACTGAACCTCCTCCACCAGGGCCTCGACCATCTCGGCCTGCGGCACCTTGCGCACCACCTCGCCACGGCGGAACAGCAGCCCCTGCCCTTCGCCGCCGGCAATACCGATATCGGCCTCGCGCGCCTCGCCCGGTCCGTTGACGGCACAGCCCATGACAGCCACCGTCAGCGGTTCGGGCAGGTCGCGCAGGCGCCGCTCCACCTCTTCCGCCACCGCGATCAGATCCACCCGGCAGCGGCCGCAGGTCGGGCAACTGACGAAAACCGGACCGCGCTCGCGCAAACCAAGGGACTTGAGAATTTCCCAGCCGACCTTGACCTCTTCCACCGGGTCGCCGGTCAGGGAAACCCGCAGCGTATCGCCGATGCCATCATGCAGCAGAACTCCGAGCCCCACCGCACTTTTGATGGTTCCACCCCAGGTGGTGCCCGCCTCAGTGATACCGATGTGCAGCGGGTAGTCCACCTGCCGGGCGAGCAGGCGATAGGCGGCAACGGTGCGCCGAATGTCGGAGGCCTTGAGACTGATCTTGACCTGATCGAACCCCAGTTCCTCAAGGATATGCACGTGTCCGAGAGCGCTTTCCACCATCGCTTCGGGCGTCGCATGGCCATGCTTTTCCAGCAGCGCCTTCTCCAGCGAGCCGCCGTTGACGCCGATGCGGATCGGTACGCCATGATCGCGGCAGGCGGCAACCACTTCCGCCACCTTCCAGCGGTCCCCGATGTTGCCGGGGTTGATGCGCAAGCCGTCGACGCCCCCGGCAATCACCTGCAGCGCCAGACGATGGTCGAAATGGATGTCGGCGATCAGAGGGATCGGGCAGTGCGTTCTAATGAATGCCAGGGCGGAGGCGGCATCGGCGTCAGGTACCGCGCAACGCACGATTTCGCAGCCGGCGGCGACCAGGCGGTCGATCTGAGCGCAGGTGGCGGCGACATCACGGGTATCGGTGCTGGTCATGGACTGCACCGTCACCGGCGCGCCGCCCCCGACGGCGACGGATCCGACATGGATCTGGCGGGATTGATGGTTCATGGGACCGGTTTCAACCTTTCATCTGGAATCATTGGAGCACAGCACGCCGCAAAATGAGGCATAGCACCGTGGAAGCTCATTGACAGCGGGAGCGCAAAGTCTTAACTTGCCACAACTCATTCTGTTACCGCAAGAAAGGTTTGACATGACGGCACGGCGTAAAAAAGGTCAGCAGCAACGCAGAGAAGAATTCACCATCGAGCGGCTCGACGACGAAGGCATCGGCCTGGTTGAGCAGGGCGGCAAAACCGTGCGGGTGGTCGGCGCTCTGCCG
Protein-coding sequences here:
- a CDS encoding AAA family ATPase; its protein translation is MKDNLNFPMFCQLVAAKTPLIFITTDNESRTEALITRAALHGIKGMPVPLEWDCNQGFAGHQETIDPLAGLRWAVEREGHGIYLFKDMTWFWGNSPHIQRTLKDFAAVRRPEVKSLVFIGPRPDIPENLRESFLILDHALPDRTEIQNYLEEQRGKDPYLAQVLRNDNDLEALTLAAQGLDLADLERALRLSRVTKGGDIDRVVANLYQAKKQILKKSGIMEFVENDTLPEQVGGMQALKSWMEKREKAYGLEGLKSGRNLPKGVLMMGISGCGKSLFVKAIAARWHLPLVRLDMATVYSQAFGSPETSLRRACKTAEALAPCVLWIDEIEAGITTQGFKAEGGASSRVLGYFLTWMQEKKHPVFVAATANAIEMLPAEILRKGRFDEIFYVTLPGLQEREEIFRIHLAQRGFDEEEFDCRMLAHSSKGFSGAEIEQAVVSAGFEALSLNRPMHQRDITEAISRTVPLSVTMAEQIKKIEAWAFKRAVPASGTVERD
- the ilvB gene encoding biosynthetic-type acetolactate synthase large subunit; its protein translation is MKTGAQILIECLKQEGVDTIFGYPGARTLLLHDTLMDDREIAHILVRHEQGAAHAADGYARTTGKVGVCLTTSGPGATNLVTGIATAYMDSVPMVALTCQVTTADIGNDAFQEADMTGITRPITKHNYVVTDVKDLGRIIREAFYVARTRRPGPVLVDLPSDVLAARWGGEIPTEIRRRGYQEMPILNIKQLKKAADLINKAKRPLIYAGGGITLSNSHEALRALAQKGSLPVTNTLMAIGVMDADSPLSVGMLGMYGAWYANMAVHECDCLIAIGARFDDRVTGRIEGFAPNAKIIQVDIDPASIRKTVQVHLPIVSDAGEAMERLVELVESKDRSPWLDQIEEWKKEAPLPRPHSEALMPHEIMDAICRVAGESPVVASDVGLSQMWTANFFRFHQPRQYLTSGGLGTMGYALPAAVGAALGRKGQPVFAINGDGAFQMNIQELATCSYYNLPVKTIILNNGKLGMVRQFQHVFLKKRYAATDLGSHVDFCTVARGFKVEAIKVSRKDELSHALQKAMEIDGPVVIDIDIDPDCYCFPMVPPGKKSVEALFAPEDWES
- a CDS encoding class I SAM-dependent methyltransferase; protein product: MGEVNVFADHFSALAEGYRQYRPDYPRRLWYELSQRAPGRNIAWDCGCGSGQAALGLAEFFGRVMATDASAEQIARARRQSKVTYRVALAEASGLADAEVDLAVVAQALHWFDVEAFYREARRVLVPGGLLAVVGYGWLSVNPPIDRLLHHFYAGILGPWWPPERRILDQGYRTLPFPFPELSAPRLTLRAEWDLSQLRGYLETWSALKNYRSSQGSDPLAPLLPALVRLWGDPRRKRLVTWPLFLRLGRVD
- a CDS encoding Imm27 family immunity protein, with product MVVDAEEWELKPEDRELRGFWIDLGSRMEKDGAWARIEWLIAERLELVARGEGKNALYRDPRDGRLWELAHDHAALKDGGPPRLSLLDAESAAQRYNQLENP
- the ispG gene encoding flavodoxin-dependent (E)-4-hydroxy-3-methylbut-2-enyl-diphosphate synthase, with the protein product MNHQSRQIHVGSVAVGGGAPVTVQSMTSTDTRDVAATCAQIDRLVAAGCEIVRCAVPDADAASALAFIRTHCPIPLIADIHFDHRLALQVIAGGVDGLRINPGNIGDRWKVAEVVAACRDHGVPIRIGVNGGSLEKALLEKHGHATPEAMVESALGHVHILEELGFDQVKISLKASDIRRTVAAYRLLARQVDYPLHIGITEAGTTWGGTIKSAVGLGVLLHDGIGDTLRVSLTGDPVEEVKVGWEILKSLGLRERGPVFVSCPTCGRCRVDLIAVAEEVERRLRDLPEPLTVAVMGCAVNGPGEAREADIGIAGGEGQGLLFRRGEVVRKVPQAEMVEALVEEVQSLLAERSAGCHSQDKDH